Proteins found in one Methylophilaceae bacterium genomic segment:
- a CDS encoding polymer-forming cytoskeletal protein codes for MFNKRKTAKTDSSNNFDEHLNELTAESNDVSTSILPSKIMNIAQKPTIISEGALFEGQLVFDGTLHIDGKFKGTIKVDKITVGKNGVLDGTFQANTVVVFGEIKGEVLCEDLTLNSGSNVDGVIQYASIKIQQGSSIGGEVIHKKNSTKFP; via the coding sequence ATGTTCAATAAACGCAAAACAGCTAAAACCGACTCCTCAAACAATTTTGATGAGCACTTGAATGAATTAACAGCGGAAAGTAACGATGTATCGACTAGCATTTTGCCAAGTAAAATTATGAACATTGCACAAAAACCAACCATCATCAGTGAAGGTGCATTATTTGAAGGACAACTAGTATTTGATGGCACGCTGCATATCGATGGTAAATTCAAGGGCACCATTAAAGTGGATAAAATAACGGTTGGCAAAAACGGCGTACTGGATGGCACGTTTCAAGCCAATACTGTGGTTGTGTTTGGTGAAATTAAAGGGGAGGTCTTATGCGAAGATTTGACCCTAAATTCTGGTTCCAATGTTGATGGCGTCATTCAATATGCAAGTATCAAAATACAGCAGGGCTCCTCTATAGGTGGTGAGGTTATTCATAAAAAAAATAGCACGAAATTCCCCTAA
- a CDS encoding type I secretion system permease/ATPase, with protein sequence MNNIDQTTPLEPELSHTDYAFEEMIENLAVLLSKISTHQGISTPTHRFSMMDKTQDGVALKDLSLAEQAQAMWLSRFKHGLVSELTFDALSRKDFPILWVSQAQDESLLIKGRLSNGKLACEDVAGSARELEPDGILNGNLLRFKTEQLDADDQIVFPVTARDWFSYTLRKHRRIFGEAIFATFMISSVGLFSAMYTMQVYDRVVPTKGYSTLWVLTIGVVIGVLIEFTIKQVRARMLDRTSKAIDLELSSVFFGKAMDIRMDARPKTVGTFASQIRHFESVRNFMASSTLYILADVPFAVLFIGVIAFLAGPIAVVPIISLCLSLISGFYSQKEIEQLTQENMTESNKKNGLLIDSIDGIESIKASGGEWKMLDKYQSLTNTMAKNELALKFISTRAANMAQSIQQFNYICIIAVGALLIGNGDLSMGALIACSIISGRVFNPITQLPNMIMQWKNAIIALKSLDDIMSMPSDRSHDQRLVIPESCKGKLQLQDVSFSYQEDMLSIEIENLVFQPGERVAIIGAVGSGKSTLIKMLSGLYKPQKGTVFLDDIDIYQLAPEFVREHIGYLPQDVRLFNGTLRENLTIGMPTPSDSKILEAASLTGLDNPIRQHPKGLELEISEGGRGLSGGQRQLVGLTRLLIAKPKVILLDEPTASMDMQLESKVMKHLFEKIPKDHLIIVVTHKFSLLPKVDRVIVIDNGKIAIDGPKEKVLSMFKNVKDKNTQEQNKATIQTESAPVDLTQPNTTLDIKKKKVS encoded by the coding sequence ATGAACAATATTGACCAAACTACACCTCTGGAACCTGAACTTAGTCATACTGACTACGCTTTTGAGGAAATGATTGAAAATTTGGCAGTTTTATTGTCAAAAATTTCTACTCACCAAGGTATTTCCACACCAACGCACCGCTTTTCTATGATGGATAAAACACAAGATGGTGTTGCGTTAAAAGATTTATCGCTAGCAGAGCAAGCGCAAGCGATGTGGTTGTCACGCTTTAAACATGGTTTAGTAAGTGAATTGACGTTTGATGCATTGAGTCGCAAGGACTTTCCTATTCTTTGGGTTAGCCAAGCGCAGGATGAGTCGCTGCTGATTAAAGGACGTTTGAGTAATGGTAAATTAGCATGCGAGGATGTGGCTGGAAGTGCGCGAGAGTTAGAGCCAGATGGCATATTAAATGGCAATCTATTGCGTTTTAAAACTGAACAATTAGATGCCGATGATCAAATTGTATTTCCTGTTACTGCACGCGATTGGTTTAGTTATACGCTGCGTAAGCATCGCCGTATTTTTGGTGAGGCAATTTTTGCCACCTTTATGATTAGCAGCGTGGGTTTGTTTTCAGCAATGTATACCATGCAAGTGTATGATCGTGTTGTTCCAACAAAAGGCTACTCGACTCTTTGGGTATTAACCATTGGCGTGGTGATTGGCGTATTAATTGAATTTACAATTAAGCAAGTTCGTGCACGAATGCTTGATCGCACTTCCAAAGCCATTGATTTGGAATTATCATCGGTGTTTTTTGGTAAGGCGATGGATATTCGCATGGATGCGAGGCCAAAGACTGTAGGCACATTTGCCTCTCAAATTCGTCACTTTGAGTCTGTTAGAAACTTTATGGCATCAAGCACGCTTTATATTTTGGCTGATGTGCCTTTTGCCGTTTTATTTATCGGCGTTATCGCTTTTTTAGCTGGCCCTATTGCTGTAGTGCCGATTATATCGTTGTGCCTTTCTTTAATCTCTGGCTTTTACTCGCAAAAAGAAATAGAACAACTTACTCAAGAAAATATGACTGAATCTAATAAGAAAAATGGTCTGCTGATTGATTCAATTGATGGTATTGAGTCAATTAAGGCTTCTGGTGGTGAATGGAAGATGTTAGATAAGTATCAATCCTTAACCAACACAATGGCAAAAAACGAGCTGGCTTTGAAATTCATCTCAACTCGTGCAGCTAATATGGCACAATCCATACAGCAGTTTAATTATATTTGCATTATTGCAGTGGGAGCTTTACTAATTGGTAACGGCGATCTCAGTATGGGGGCATTAATTGCCTGCTCTATTATTTCTGGTAGAGTATTTAATCCTATTACCCAATTACCAAACATGATTATGCAATGGAAAAATGCAATAATTGCACTGAAGTCATTAGATGACATTATGTCTATGCCGAGCGATAGAAGTCATGATCAGCGCTTGGTCATCCCTGAGTCCTGTAAAGGCAAACTGCAATTGCAAGATGTGTCTTTCTCTTATCAAGAAGATATGCTGTCTATTGAAATAGAAAACCTTGTATTTCAGCCTGGAGAACGTGTTGCAATCATAGGTGCCGTGGGTTCTGGAAAGTCCACACTAATTAAAATGTTGTCAGGCCTTTATAAACCACAAAAAGGAACTGTTTTTTTAGATGACATAGACATATATCAGCTTGCACCAGAATTTGTGCGTGAGCATATTGGGTATTTGCCGCAGGATGTAAGACTCTTCAACGGCACCTTAAGAGAAAATCTGACCATCGGCATGCCTACACCAAGTGATTCTAAAATTCTTGAGGCTGCATCGTTAACAGGACTAGATAACCCAATCAGACAACACCCCAAGGGGTTGGAGCTAGAGATTAGCGAGGGAGGACGCGGCCTTTCTGGTGGCCAACGCCAATTGGTAGGACTGACGCGACTGCTGATTGCGAAGCCAAAAGTAATTTTATTAGATGAGCCAACTGCTTCGATGGACATGCAACTCGAGTCCAAGGTAATGAAGCACTTGTTTGAAAAAATTCCCAAAGACCACCTTATCATTGTCGTCACACATAAGTTTTCTCTATTGCCCAAAGTTGACAGAGTGATTGTTATCGACAATGGAAAGATTGCAATAGACGGTCCAAAAGAGAAAGTTCTATCAATGTTTAAAAACGTCAAAGACAAAAATACTCAGGAGCAAAATAAAGCTACAATCCAAACTGAAAGTGCGCCTGTCGATCTAACTCAGCCTAATACAACTTTGGATATAAAGAAAAAGAAAGTATCATGA
- a CDS encoding Ig-like domain-containing protein, protein MFDYIKLLATKLLDISSSSNDVTSNISTQNYEVGDLTPAKNPKKITAKEPIKYNQHPKGSEDGLIDQIFDSEIILLAEAENAMTADTASDNVKEEENEDDENEGVESDSSTSYGLLGLGALGVVGIGAAAGGGGGGGGGSSPSPSDTIAPTVTSITVADSSLIIGETTTVTVVFSEAIAPESLVLQDFSAENGVLSDLSVAEDRLSATLTLTPDATIEDTANVVSLTGANFTDAAGNLGTGTGTSNSYAVDTVSPTMNSAVVSSNGLSIVITYSELVGGTLEPADYAVTIDGQAYSGTIDAAVIGTDSDANKVTLTLSSPIQSGSVVTNLIYTANAGAVNSVTDVVGNPAASQTLSSVSNGSSADTIAPTVTSITVADSSLIIGETTTVTVVFRRRLLLNRWYCKIFLLRMVC, encoded by the coding sequence ATGTTTGATTATATTAAATTACTTGCAACAAAACTTCTCGACATTTCTTCTAGCTCGAATGATGTTACATCAAACATATCAACCCAAAACTATGAGGTTGGTGATTTAACTCCAGCTAAAAATCCAAAGAAAATAACAGCTAAAGAACCTATTAAATATAATCAGCATCCAAAAGGGTCGGAAGATGGTCTAATAGATCAAATTTTTGATTCAGAGATTATATTGTTAGCAGAAGCAGAAAATGCAATGACAGCGGATACAGCTAGTGACAATGTTAAAGAAGAAGAAAATGAGGATGATGAAAATGAGGGTGTTGAGTCCGACTCATCTACGTCTTATGGTTTATTAGGCTTGGGTGCTCTTGGGGTTGTTGGTATAGGCGCTGCTGCTGGCGGCGGAGGCGGAGGCGGAGGCGGCTCTAGTCCATCACCTTCCGATACGATTGCACCGACAGTGACCTCGATTACGGTTGCTGACTCGAGCCTGATAATTGGTGAAACGACGACTGTGACGGTAGTTTTTTCGGAGGCGATTGCTCCTGAATCGCTGGTATTGCAAGATTTTTCTGCTGAGAATGGTGTGCTAAGCGATCTGTCGGTAGCGGAAGATCGTTTGTCTGCGACCTTAACGCTAACACCGGATGCTACTATTGAAGATACTGCGAATGTTGTTAGTCTGACGGGTGCAAACTTTACTGATGCTGCGGGCAATTTGGGCACAGGTACGGGTACCTCAAATAGCTATGCTGTGGACACTGTATCACCTACGATGAATTCGGCTGTGGTGTCTTCGAACGGTTTGAGTATAGTCATTACATACAGCGAGTTAGTTGGTGGTACACTGGAGCCCGCTGACTATGCTGTGACAATCGATGGTCAAGCTTACTCTGGGACCATTGATGCTGCAGTTATTGGAACTGATTCTGACGCTAATAAGGTTACGCTAACATTGTCTTCTCCGATTCAATCTGGTAGCGTAGTGACTAACCTGATTTATACAGCTAATGCAGGTGCGGTTAACTCGGTTACTGATGTTGTCGGTAATCCAGCTGCATCTCAAACGTTGTCTTCAGTTTCTAATGGATCTAGTGCCGATACGATTGCACCGACAGTGACCTCGATTACGGTTGCTGACTCGAGCCTGATAATTGGTGAAACGACGACTGTGACGGTAGTTTTTCGGAGGCGATTGCTCCTGAATCGCTGGTATTGCAAGATTTTTCTGCTGAGAATGGTGTGCTAA
- a CDS encoding HlyD family type I secretion periplasmic adaptor subunit: MNLFWFLTKNEKTSKQALSFEENRGSRWVLWLTFITVGTFLLWAYLAEIDQITRAPGKIIASSRTQIIQSQDGGVLEELLVKEGSKVEAGDVLFRTNRTRAEAAFMEIRAKTVALSATAARLRAEVFGGNPIFEREVDNYPGYKMNQLLLLKKRRDALNQELASLEKMRVYVVQELDMNLPLVTSGDVSRTEVLRLQRQIADLDAQINNKRNKYFQDSQSELSKAEEDLNGARQALAQKKDQLLQTEILAPVKGIVKNVQITTLGGVIRPGDEVMHIVPVDDELVIEAKVSPADIAFLELGQEATVKIDTYDFTVYGGMMGELVFISADTLSERLHENEEPFYRIHVLIAKPIFSAKPDVKLEILPGMTGMVEVKTGRKTVLQYLTKPIVKTISESLGEK; encoded by the coding sequence ATGAATTTATTCTGGTTTCTGACTAAAAATGAAAAAACATCAAAACAAGCGCTTTCATTTGAGGAAAATCGTGGCTCAAGATGGGTTTTATGGTTGACTTTTATCACAGTAGGCACTTTTTTACTTTGGGCATACCTTGCTGAAATTGACCAGATTACTCGAGCCCCGGGCAAAATTATTGCCAGCTCACGAACACAGATTATCCAATCTCAAGATGGTGGTGTACTTGAGGAACTATTAGTAAAGGAAGGCAGCAAAGTTGAAGCTGGTGATGTCTTATTTAGAACTAATCGTACACGAGCTGAAGCGGCTTTTATGGAAATTCGCGCTAAAACAGTTGCGCTTTCGGCAACTGCAGCCAGACTGAGAGCGGAAGTATTTGGTGGAAATCCTATTTTTGAGCGCGAAGTCGATAATTATCCCGGCTATAAAATGAATCAGCTTTTATTACTTAAAAAACGCCGTGATGCTTTAAATCAAGAACTTGCATCGTTAGAGAAAATGCGTGTCTATGTTGTTCAAGAGCTAGATATGAATTTACCTCTGGTGACGTCTGGAGATGTGAGCCGTACTGAGGTGCTTAGACTGCAGCGACAAATTGCCGATTTAGACGCGCAAATAAATAATAAACGGAACAAGTATTTTCAAGACTCTCAGTCAGAGTTAAGTAAGGCGGAAGAGGATCTAAACGGTGCAAGACAAGCGCTTGCACAAAAAAAAGATCAACTACTACAAACTGAAATACTTGCCCCAGTAAAAGGTATTGTTAAAAATGTACAAATCACGACCCTAGGAGGCGTGATTAGGCCTGGAGACGAGGTAATGCATATTGTGCCAGTTGACGATGAATTAGTCATAGAGGCGAAAGTTTCCCCTGCAGACATAGCTTTCTTAGAACTTGGCCAAGAAGCAACTGTAAAAATAGATACTTATGACTTTACAGTGTATGGTGGCATGATGGGGGAGCTTGTGTTCATCAGCGCAGATACATTAAGTGAAAGATTACACGAAAATGAAGAGCCCTTCTATCGCATTCATGTGCTTATAGCAAAACCTATATTTAGTGCTAAACCTGACGTGAAACTCGAAATATTACCTGGTATGACAGGTATGGTGGAAGTTAAAACTGGTAGAAAAACAGTGCTGCAATACTTGACAAAACCAATCGTTAAAACAATTAGCGAATCACTAGGTGAAAAATAA
- a CDS encoding sulfotransferase domain-containing protein — protein sequence MQKEMKPLFLASYPRSGNTYLRTILNQCFDLKSASVYPNDLADNAALEKLVGHVELIENGKITTKPFLNKPFLIKTHELNHTDAKSIYVVRDAYSVMLSLHKFFNYEISLEDVIKGKHRWGIWADHVENWTRDTSEQKLILKYEDLRDNLDESLIKLSNFLGVEVLNNKMMPRDKISDGKFVNKEGKPWQEKMEKHHVELCTRINLIQLTKLGYI from the coding sequence ATGCAAAAAGAAATGAAACCTCTTTTCCTTGCGTCATACCCTAGATCTGGGAACACATACTTAAGGACTATTTTAAATCAATGTTTCGACTTAAAATCTGCGTCTGTCTATCCAAATGATCTAGCCGATAATGCAGCTTTAGAAAAATTGGTTGGTCACGTTGAGCTCATAGAGAATGGAAAGATTACCACTAAGCCCTTTCTAAATAAGCCTTTTTTAATCAAAACTCATGAACTTAATCATACTGACGCTAAATCGATCTATGTGGTACGGGACGCATATTCAGTTATGTTAAGCCTGCACAAATTTTTTAATTATGAGATATCGTTAGAGGATGTTATAAAAGGGAAACATCGCTGGGGAATTTGGGCAGATCATGTAGAAAATTGGACGCGTGATACTTCAGAGCAAAAGCTTATTCTAAAGTACGAAGATTTAAGAGATAATTTAGATGAATCTTTAATTAAATTATCGAATTTTCTTGGTGTGGAAGTTTTAAACAATAAAATGATGCCCAGAGATAAAATAAGCGATGGGAAGTTCGTAAATAAAGAAGGAAAACCTTGGCAAGAGAAAATGGAAAAACACCATGTTGAGCTCTGTACTCGCATCAATCTAATTCAGCTTACGAAACTTGGTTATATTTGA
- a CDS encoding transposase, whose amino-acid sequence MSMCRVLKVHRSGSYDWKLKPLSNRAIEDAALLVEIKRSYEDSYGIYGSPRIHYDLREAGIICSENRVAKIIRNAKLKSI is encoded by the coding sequence ATGAGTATGTGTCGTGTACTAAAAGTGCATCGTAGTGGTTCTTACGACTGGAAATTAAAGCCACTATCCAACCGAGCAATTGAAGACGCTGCACTACTTGTTGAAATCAAGCGATCCTACGAAGACAGCTATGGCATTTATGGCAGTCCACGTATTCACTACGATTTACGAGAGGCTGGCATTATATGCAGCGAGAATCGCGTGGCTAAAATCATACGTAATGCTAAGCTCAAATCTATTTGA
- the cysC gene encoding adenylyl-sulfate kinase has product MVSKNIHFQKIKISQEDREKLKSQKGTVIWLTGLSGAGKSFLANALENKLHQLGKHTYLLDGDNLRLGINKDLGFSEGDRKENIRRAAEISRLMVDAGLIVIAAFISPFRAERKMAGDLIGKDHFIEVFLDTPLEICEQRDPKGLYKRARTGMIPNMTGINSPYEPPTNPDFIFKESSKVKDLIKLIETRVGTA; this is encoded by the coding sequence ATGGTATCAAAAAATATTCATTTCCAAAAAATTAAAATTTCACAGGAAGATCGTGAAAAACTCAAGTCTCAAAAAGGGACTGTTATATGGCTTACAGGCTTATCTGGAGCAGGGAAGTCTTTTCTTGCAAATGCCCTGGAAAATAAATTACATCAATTAGGCAAGCATACCTATCTTCTAGATGGTGATAATTTAAGATTAGGTATAAATAAAGATTTAGGATTTAGCGAAGGGGATAGAAAAGAAAATATTCGACGTGCTGCAGAAATATCTAGACTTATGGTGGATGCTGGTTTGATTGTTATTGCAGCATTTATTAGCCCATTTCGAGCCGAACGAAAGATGGCAGGAGATTTAATCGGCAAAGACCACTTTATCGAGGTATTCTTAGATACTCCTTTGGAGATATGCGAACAGCGTGATCCAAAAGGTTTATACAAAAGAGCCCGAACTGGGATGATTCCAAACATGACAGGCATTAATAGTCCTTATGAACCGCCTACTAATCCAGACTTTATATTTAAAGAGAGTAGTAAAGTTAAGGATTTAATTAAGTTAATTGAGACGAGGGTTGGTACGGCCTGA
- a CDS encoding PIN domain-containing protein gives MLDTNMVIDVIKRRPVEVMEVFNQSASRKAISVITLSELLHGTKKSSQHEKNLRVVLGICSPLDVLDFTAKATYHFRKSPNETDKLYFESLLSFRKLRACQGMLAEGCKKK, from the coding sequence TTGCTTGATACCAATATGGTGATTGACGTCATTAAGCGTCGTCCGGTAGAGGTCATGGAAGTCTTCAACCAGAGTGCTAGTCGTAAGGCTATCTCGGTAATTACTTTGTCTGAGTTGTTACATGGGACAAAAAAAAGTAGCCAACACGAAAAGAACTTGAGAGTCGTTTTGGGCATTTGCAGTCCTTTGGATGTGTTGGACTTTACAGCCAAAGCTACCTACCACTTCAGAAAATCGCCTAATGAAACCGATAAACTTTATTTTGAGAGTCTATTAAGTTTTAGAAAACTAAGGGCTTGTCAGGGTATGCTTGCTGAAGGATGCAAAAAGAAATGA
- a CDS encoding polymer-forming cytoskeletal protein, which translates to MENIKDSLLLGDGVNITGNISVQGVVHVHGNVNGEIIANEIYIGETGKVHGEIKVNIADIKGEVTNSIEVRDTLIVRSTGKISGTTSYQSLEIELGGIIDGNIVKSKAPLTPATHQLDNIEPVI; encoded by the coding sequence ATGGAAAACATCAAAGACAGTTTGTTATTAGGTGATGGAGTTAACATCACTGGCAATATTTCAGTGCAGGGAGTTGTGCATGTGCATGGCAACGTTAATGGTGAAATTATAGCAAATGAAATTTATATTGGCGAAACAGGCAAGGTGCATGGTGAGATTAAAGTCAACATTGCCGATATAAAGGGAGAGGTGACCAATTCCATTGAAGTAAGAGATACATTAATTGTCAGGTCTACTGGTAAAATTTCTGGCACTACATCATATCAGTCTTTAGAGATTGAGCTTGGTGGTATTATTGACGGCAATATTGTAAAAAGTAAAGCTCCTTTAACCCCAGCAACTCATCAACTTGATAACATTGAACCTGTTATATAA
- a CDS encoding transposase codes for MRGTRYTAEFKAEAIKQITERGHGVVEVSKRLGVSDIKPIRLA; via the coding sequence ATGAGAGGTACAAGATATACAGCTGAATTTAAGGCTGAAGCAATAAAACAAATCACTGAGCGTGGTCATGGTGTCGTTGAAGTATCAAAGCGCTTAGGTGTTTCAGATATAAAGCCTATACGCTTGGCTTAA
- a CDS encoding M23 family metallopeptidase — protein sequence MLQPLSFIKRVWNYEFQDFRLILEQSDELHYFLVWAKAQLFITRAILITVLTLMCILLGLSFHSCVTVWRYNALELSKAETEKKRQQALSAIASLSDSGALLDEGITETELLGVTNRYRERLQKLELLVNYSTQELKLASRALEEGLKVSGITPSMIKKLKKDNANTNTKLAVNIESIKSAGVNTEVLVNYKKNLDELQKLKNVLLIFPSRKPANNAISTSQYGVRVHPITNRKIKHEGIDFMPTIDFNAKAVINGVVEKVQHSSIGYGNMVVILHPNNVRTLYAHLDSIFVEHGQKVQAGQSIGKIGNTGFSTGRHLHYEVSVDGVKVNPSIITAMAKNVQ from the coding sequence ATGTTGCAGCCCTTATCTTTTATAAAGCGAGTATGGAATTATGAATTCCAAGATTTCAGATTAATTCTTGAGCAATCTGATGAGTTGCATTATTTTCTTGTGTGGGCCAAAGCTCAACTCTTTATTACGCGAGCGATACTAATAACTGTACTAACTTTAATGTGTATATTATTAGGGCTTAGTTTTCATAGTTGCGTTACTGTTTGGCGCTACAATGCACTTGAGTTATCAAAGGCTGAGACGGAAAAAAAGCGTCAACAAGCATTATCTGCAATAGCTTCTTTGTCAGATTCTGGTGCCTTACTAGACGAAGGTATTACTGAGACTGAGTTACTGGGCGTAACGAATCGCTATCGTGAACGTTTACAAAAACTAGAGCTATTAGTTAACTACTCTACACAAGAACTAAAGCTTGCTTCGCGTGCGTTGGAAGAAGGCCTCAAAGTTTCTGGCATTACACCAAGCATGATCAAGAAGCTAAAAAAAGACAACGCTAATACCAACACAAAGCTAGCTGTCAACATAGAATCTATCAAATCGGCAGGTGTTAATACAGAAGTATTAGTCAATTATAAAAAAAACTTAGATGAATTGCAGAAATTGAAGAATGTATTATTAATTTTTCCTAGTCGTAAGCCAGCCAATAATGCAATTTCTACTTCCCAATACGGTGTTAGAGTTCATCCTATTACGAATAGAAAAATAAAACATGAAGGCATTGATTTTATGCCTACTATAGATTTTAACGCTAAAGCAGTCATCAACGGCGTGGTTGAGAAGGTGCAACATTCATCTATTGGGTATGGCAATATGGTGGTTATTTTACATCCAAATAATGTCAGAACACTCTATGCTCACCTCGATAGTATTTTTGTTGAGCATGGACAAAAAGTGCAAGCGGGTCAATCAATAGGCAAGATAGGCAATACCGGATTTTCAACTGGCAGGCACCTGCACTACGAAGTATCCGTTGATGGCGTAAAAGTAAACCCTTCAATTATTACAGCGATGGCAAAAAATGTTCAATAA
- a CDS encoding TolC family protein, with translation MLQAVSNNPQIVNKRNALVSAGYLLDSAEWGRFPSFSTDINTLETGGSNTTIRIEQPLWTGGRITGQIGLAEATLEAARASLGDTEQKILLETATAYFDVLRFEAKLKIALQNEIEHLRLVESMSRRVESEISPKADLIQAETRLRQTTAERIQLENQVAVSRITLEQLTGFRVEEIERPSRFNTEIGTITEILETAIAFSPERARLVFEATIAEEEIKLNRSQAMPNVVLGYQRRMGTVFFTPDNNQLYLGLRLAPGAGLSSLSNINAAKATKDAALNVIESFDRRVAKEVQSVWSERNALLSQAKQVRASVMGADEVIESYLRQFQVGKKNWLEVLNAQREKAVAYYAYTDVEYPLELMSIHLLILTGQLQAKQLDMSKFFSRDVPIEQEQKKFDFNIIMNQSTIPSVNNATFSSKTKKNIEKKPWLEVFKPTLTRKLLNVK, from the coding sequence TTGCTTCAAGCTGTTAGTAATAACCCCCAAATTGTTAACAAAAGAAATGCCTTAGTATCGGCTGGCTATTTGCTTGATAGCGCTGAATGGGGTCGATTTCCATCATTTAGTACAGATATTAATACACTGGAAACTGGCGGTAGCAATACTACTATCCGAATTGAGCAACCTTTGTGGACAGGAGGAAGAATTACCGGTCAGATTGGTTTAGCAGAAGCTACTTTAGAAGCAGCTCGTGCGTCTCTAGGCGATACCGAGCAAAAAATTTTATTAGAAACCGCCACAGCTTATTTCGATGTTTTACGATTTGAAGCGAAGCTCAAAATAGCATTACAAAACGAGATAGAACATCTTCGCTTGGTTGAAAGTATGTCTAGACGTGTGGAGTCTGAAATTAGCCCTAAAGCAGATCTCATACAAGCAGAAACACGTTTACGTCAAACAACCGCAGAACGAATTCAGCTAGAAAATCAAGTAGCGGTTTCACGTATTACGCTAGAACAACTAACTGGCTTTCGTGTTGAAGAGATTGAAAGACCCAGTAGATTTAATACAGAAATAGGTACTATTACGGAAATTCTAGAGACTGCCATAGCATTTTCTCCAGAGCGCGCTCGACTTGTATTTGAAGCGACAATTGCAGAAGAAGAAATTAAATTGAACCGCTCGCAAGCTATGCCAAATGTTGTTCTTGGTTATCAGCGTCGCATGGGCACAGTCTTTTTTACGCCAGACAACAACCAATTATATTTGGGATTGCGTCTTGCGCCTGGCGCTGGCCTTTCTAGCCTTTCTAACATTAACGCTGCAAAAGCAACAAAAGATGCCGCTTTAAATGTGATTGAATCATTTGATCGAAGGGTTGCAAAGGAGGTGCAGTCTGTCTGGTCTGAAAGAAATGCACTACTATCTCAAGCAAAACAGGTCCGTGCATCGGTGATGGGGGCGGATGAAGTCATAGAATCCTACTTACGCCAGTTTCAAGTGGGTAAGAAAAATTGGTTAGAAGTGCTCAATGCCCAACGAGAAAAGGCAGTGGCATATTATGCTTACACCGATGTGGAATATCCATTAGAATTAATGTCCATACACCTATTGATTTTAACTGGTCAACTACAGGCTAAGCAGCTAGATATGTCCAAATTTTTTAGCCGTGATGTACCGATTGAGCAAGAGCAAAAGAAATTCGACTTCAATATTATTATGAATCAATCTACCATTCCTAGCGTAAACAATGCGACCTTCAGTTCAAAAACTAAAAAAAATATTGAAAAAAAGCCATGGCTTGAAGTATTTAAGCCTACACTCACTAGAAAACTACTCAACGTAAAATAA
- a CDS encoding transposase, with protein MAKGIRYTDEFKQEAVNQIIKHSYDIAEVSNRLGVSTKSLYKWKVIPPHKSSI; from the coding sequence ATGGCAAAAGGCATTCGTTACACAGACGAATTTAAACAAGAAGCAGTCAATCAAATTATCAAACACAGCTATGACATAGCTGAAGTTTCCAATAGGCTGGGCGTCAGCACCAAGAGCCTCTATAAATGGAAGGTAATCCCCCCGCATAAAAGTAGCATTTAG
- a CDS encoding AbrB/MazE/SpoVT family DNA-binding domain-containing protein: protein MATFTILINNRTQAVRLPVELSLPEVVKKVQVRVLGRDRILSPLTETWTSFFAADIDLVATADFMVIRATQEQSARETL from the coding sequence ATAGCAACATTTACCATTCTAATTAATAATCGCACGCAGGCGGTGAGATTGCCTGTGGAATTAAGTTTGCCAGAGGTAGTTAAAAAGGTTCAAGTAAGAGTTCTTGGTCGAGATCGTATTCTTTCGCCGCTTACAGAAACTTGGACTAGTTTTTTTGCAGCTGATATTGATCTGGTGGCAACGGCAGACTTTATGGTAATACGTGCCACGCAAGAGCAATCGGCGAGAGAGACACTCTAG